Proteins from a single region of Methanotorris igneus Kol 5:
- a CDS encoding RNA-guided endonuclease InsQ/TnpB family protein — protein MQNKNKLPSEIVLTYKIKHNYDLKNLLDKFINLSQKAVDIIWENINWKEKEVKHRFKSKNKYKYYTTTRLIPEIPKDKDFKRELRNYLLNGWNFASHYVDGAIKVAYSTIESWKSNYLDGKRKRNKPTFKRPFVRVKNTLIKYDKENGTIRITIKARKEYLVLDIKNEWFFEKIKGFDIGEIILKDSEALITFKKPLNIFDKKVVIGVDSNLKSLDLFHPEEGWIRIDLSELRRIKNVYDVIIDKLKSIYKKAPKRISILLKKYYNRRKNRVEDFINKLTSQLSKLFPDAIFIFEDLDKPNMYKNSNFNRDLDRTSWREIAKKLEYKSIVFYVNPHYTSKTCPICGSKMESQEGQVVKCEKCGVFNRQFVGSFNIFKRGVKLVKKLLGGVGVLPERSDGNLKTVRFLCPWLGWRSMIYSPMNPEES, from the coding sequence ATGCAAAATAAAAACAAACTTCCATCCGAAATCGTATTAACTTATAAGATTAAACATAATTACGATTTAAAGAACTTGTTAGATAAATTTATAAACCTCTCTCAGAAAGCAGTTGATATTATCTGGGAAAATATCAACTGGAAAGAAAAAGAAGTTAAACATCGATTTAAATCTAAAAATAAATACAAATACTACACAACCACCCGATTAATCCCAGAAATTCCAAAAGATAAGGATTTCAAAAGAGAACTAAGAAATTATTTACTAAATGGATGGAATTTTGCTTCTCATTATGTCGATGGAGCTATTAAAGTGGCTTACTCTACAATAGAGAGTTGGAAATCGAATTATTTAGATGGTAAAAGAAAAAGAAATAAACCGACATTTAAAAGACCTTTTGTTAGAGTTAAAAATACCCTAATAAAATACGATAAAGAAAATGGAACGATAAGGATAACGATAAAAGCGAGGAAGGAGTATTTAGTTTTAGACATTAAAAATGAATGGTTTTTCGAAAAAATTAAAGGTTTTGACATTGGAGAGATAATATTAAAAGACAGTGAAGCATTAATAACCTTTAAAAAACCTTTAAATATATTTGATAAAAAAGTCGTTATCGGTGTAGATAGCAATCTAAAATCCTTAGATTTATTCCATCCAGAAGAAGGGTGGATTAGAATTGATTTATCTGAACTGCGTAGAATAAAGAATGTTTATGATGTTATTATCGATAAGTTAAAGTCGATTTATAAAAAAGCCCCAAAAAGAATCAGTATCTTGCTAAAAAAGTATTATAATAGGAGAAAAAATCGAGTTGAAGATTTTATTAACAAATTAACCTCCCAATTGTCAAAGCTTTTCCCAGATGCAATTTTTATCTTTGAGGATTTGGATAAGCCCAATATGTATAAAAATTCGAACTTTAACAGAGATTTAGATAGAACGAGTTGGAGAGAGATAGCGAAAAAGTTAGAGTATAAGAGTATTGTTTTTTACGTTAATCCTCACTATACTTCAAAAACCTGTCCTATATGCGGGAGTAAAATGGAGTCCCAAGAGGGACAGGTTGTAAAATGTGAAAAATGTGGAGTTTTCAATAGGCAGTTCGTCGGCTCTTTTAATATCTTTAAAAGAGGAGTTAAATTAGTTAAAAAACTCTTAGGCGGAGTTGGGGTTCTCCCGGAGCGAAGCGACGGGAACTTAAAAACCGTTAGGTTTTTATGTCCGTGGCTGGGGTGGAGGTCGATGATTTACTCTCCAATGAACCCAGAGGAGAGTTGA
- a CDS encoding IS607 family transposase, with product MKEACELLGVHIKTLQRWDREGKIKCVRTVGGKRRVPESEIKRILGIKDKEQRKIIGYARVSSNTQKDDLERQIDAIKSYAKDRGWNIEILKDVGSGLSEKRKNYRKLLKMVINREVEKVIIAYPDRLTRFGFETLKEFFKSYGTEVIVINKKCKAPQEELVEDLITIISYFARKLYGMRSHKYKKLIKTVKEIVGENNAK from the coding sequence ATGAAGGAAGCTTGTGAATTGTTGGGAGTTCATATAAAAACACTGCAAAGATGGGATAGAGAGGGAAAAATAAAGTGTGTTAGAACTGTGGGGGGAAAGAGGAGGGTTCCAGAGAGTGAAATAAAACGAATATTAGGAATTAAAGATAAAGAACAAAGAAAAATTATCGGCTATGCAAGGGTTTCATCTAACACACAAAAAGACGATTTAGAAAGGCAAATAGACGCGATAAAATCATACGCAAAAGATAGGGGCTGGAATATAGAGATATTAAAAGATGTTGGTAGTGGATTAAGCGAAAAAAGAAAAAACTACAGAAAACTTTTAAAAATGGTTATAAACCGGGAGGTTGAGAAAGTAATAATTGCCTATCCAGATAGATTGACAAGATTTGGCTTTGAAACATTAAAAGAATTCTTTAAATCTTACGGAACGGAGGTAATCGTTATTAATAAGAAATGTAAGGCTCCACAAGAAGAGTTAGTAGAAGATTTAATAACCATTATCTCCTATTTCGCAAGAAAATTATACGGAATGCGTTCCCACAAATATAAAAAACTTATAAAGACAGTTAAAGAAATTGTGGGCGAGAATAATGCAAAATAA
- a CDS encoding cation diffusion facilitator family transporter — protein sequence MAIISAILTFTIALIKGIVGYISGSIALIADALHSFSDVLGPIAVYVGLKFAQKDPNERFPYGYYRAETLASLVVSFLIFITGIETLRESIERISNPTTISHPFAAILALLISLAVTYYLYKYKERVGKEIHSQALMGEGQHSLVDFYTSVAALIAIISSYFGFTIIEPIVEAIISIAFRNCYILDEC from the coding sequence GTGGCAATAATAAGTGCTATATTGACTTTTACCATAGCATTAATAAAAGGAATAGTTGGTTATATATCTGGAAGTATTGCACTTATAGCTGATGCTTTACACTCATTTTCAGATGTTTTGGGACCAATTGCCGTTTATGTGGGATTGAAATTTGCTCAAAAAGACCCAAATGAAAGATTTCCGTATGGATACTATAGGGCAGAGACACTTGCGTCTTTGGTTGTTTCCTTTTTGATATTTATTACTGGGATTGAAACGCTTAGGGAGTCTATTGAAAGAATAAGCAATCCAACAACAATATCCCATCCTTTTGCAGCCATTTTAGCATTATTAATATCCTTAGCAGTTACTTATTACCTCTACAAATACAAGGAGAGGGTAGGTAAAGAGATACACTCACAGGCACTTATGGGAGAAGGACAACATTCATTAGTTGATTTTTACACATCAGTAGCAGCATTGATAGCAATAATTAGCTCTTATTTTGGATTTACAATAATAGAACCAATTGTGGAGGCAATTATAAGTATTGCCTTCCGAAACTGTTATATATTAGATGAGTGTTAG